Sequence from the Zeugodacus cucurbitae isolate PBARC_wt_2022May chromosome 2, idZeuCucr1.2, whole genome shotgun sequence genome:
tatatattatatgcttgTGCATACACAAGGCAAGTTTGAacgaatataaaaagaaaaaaatcaatgaaaataactttaaaataaaatacttaaccatatgtatatgtatgtatttgcaacCATTTAAATCCATAGTTAAAAAGAAATCTATATACGtacatgtttataaatataaagcatTGTATAGATATAAATGTGCtgtatagttttaaatatacgagtatattgcaAGCTTATTGTTAAACAAGGAAACACAAACAATGTTACACAGCTATTCCTATTCGTATCAGTTAAATTTTTGATGCAActacctatacatacatacatacatacaatcaaataccaatcaaatatttgtttacgcAATAAAAGACAAACGCTACAAACACAACAGTTAAACAAtaagtttttatgaaattttagtaTAAACTCTAACGGCCTAATTTTTAGATAAAAGAATTTAAGATCAGAATTGTGTATGTAGTTCGCCTGCAAATGGAAATATGCATACTTTAAAGATATATATTAACGTTGATTCGTACACACACatcgtatatatttttatgcgcTTTTTTCGTGTACATTCaaaatcactttattttatttgaattatttaataaaaataatacataataaaaatatattgttcagCATATGGCACAATGGTGACTTATTTATATTGAGGCTTTTTATGGAATAGCTTCAAGATAGTGGAGATGCTGACGAAGCCTTTAAATGAACTAGCGGTCTCGAACGTATAAGTTTTTCCGGAAATTCGTTAAAACATAGGCTTAAATGTTTAATCTTCAGGTAGaagttttatattataatttttttatcagaaTCAAGAATCACTTAAACattatgatattttataatgaattaCTTTTTTTCCCAACCATCAAAAGGGGTTTCGATAATTTGGTGAAGGTGGCTAATTgtgtaatgaaaatttaattacatgtaCCATTGAAGTAATCATTGATTTAGTTGAACATTATTCGAATCATTAGAGTCGTAGtaagattaaatattattaaattccaattaataaaaaaaaatgttatcacaaaaaaaatagtatcaaTATCCGCGTTGCCAACTTAAGGAACAGTTAGAACAAAACGTAGTCAAATCGGTTTAAGAGTGAATTTAAAACCATATATGGTATATTCTCAACAAAGCTCAAAAAAAActtctaaatataaataaatatatttaaggaaAAAATCCACATCAACTAACTGCTTATAGTGTatcttatatataattattacaaaatcaatttacaattttatgtaaaattcaatgaaatatacGGCAACATCTTAATGCCAAATGCTATAAATGCACCACAATTACCAAATGTGTTATTCACCACAGTACTTTgcaatattttgatgaaacgaAATTTGAGTGTGAtcggtttaattaattttaatattgaaaaaatatttattataaacaaaagaCTTTTGTGATAATTTGTGTCAGCAATTTATGAATACTACGATAACAAGTTGAAGCAATTgcatttgttgctgctgctgttagtGTGGTTGGTGAACTGATATGGCATCAACAAGCACAGCTACAGCGCCGTCCCAGGATGCGTGCTATATATCATTGCTTGGTTTAGCGGAGCATTTCCGTACATCTAAACCGCCAAATATTAAGAAATGCATACAGTGTTTACAAGCTTTGTTTACCTTCCAGCCACCAACAAAGGTGGAGGCACGCACACATCTTCAAATGGGTCAAATATTGATGGCTTATACAATGAATAGCGACTTGGCACGTAATCATTTAGAAACCGCATGGAAACTTTCAGAGCATTTGGTGCATTTTGATGACGTTAAGTTTGACACGGCCTCGCTATTAGCACAGTTACACCTGCAGTTGGAACAAAATTCACAGGCAAAAGCGATGTTACGTCGCGCAGTGGAATTGTCGCAGAATAATGTCTTTTGGCattgcaaattgttgttgcaacttgcACAAATACACGCCTCGGATCGGGAGTATTCCTTAGCATCTGAATTATTAGCCGTCGGCGTAGAGTCAGCTGAGGAGACAGGAGCTACTTatcttaaagttttatttctatTGTCACGCGCTATGATCTTAATGATAGAGCGTAAAACCAACGATGTATTGGCGTTGTTAAATACGGCGGGTGCaattattgataataatataactaATGCTCATCAAAAGGAATACCTGAAAGTGTTTTTCTTAGTTCTGCAAGTTTGCTATTACCTTGCTTTGGGTCAGGTGAAAACTGTAAAACCCAGTTTAAAACAATTGCAAACGTCAATCCAAACAATAATGGCACCCAACTGGCCCTCCGATGAAGGTATAATaacttaattttatgaaatgtaatcatactttcattttatttattcttgttTCAGCGATATTTGGACAAAACGCATTAGAAATGTTCGTGTGGCTACCAAAAGAACAATTATATGTCTTGGTATATTTAGTGACGGTATCACACTCAATGATGGCCGGTTACATGGATAAGGCACAAAAGTACACAGAAAAAGCGTTAacacaaattgaaaaattaaaagcgCAAGATGACAAACCTATACTATCGGTGTTCAAAGTGATATTACTGGAGCACATTGTCATGTGTCGCATGGTAATGGGCAATCGTATACTGGCAATCACCGAAATTGCAGCAGCACGAGATGTTTGCATTGCATCGCCCAATCGTGGTTTACTTCGGCGTCATTCAGCACAACTACATTGCCTATTAGGTTTATACTCAATGTCGACTAGCTTTTATGAGCACGCCGAACGGCAATTTATCGCCTGTGTCATGGAAACATCTGAACGTGACCTGAAATTGTTTGCCAATTTGAATTTGGCCATTATTTTTCTACGCACAAAGCGAGAACAGGATCTAAAGCAAATTTTGGACACTGTGTCCACAGAGAATACACACACGCATAGCAGTCAAGCACTAATGGGCGGTTTCTACTACGTACAAGGACTACATGCGTTTCACAAAAGCAGTTTTCACGAGGCCAAGTAAGTTAGATAAAAATTCTGTTGTTCTgttaaaaatgtcaaacaatgcatttaaatattatattctagACGATTTCTGCGTGAAACACTAAAAATGGCCAATGCTGAGGATCTTAATCGTTTAACATCCTGTTCATTGGTTTTACTATCACACGTCTTCCTCAGCATAGGCAATTCCAAGGAAAGCATGAATATGGTTACACCTGCTATGCAGTTGGCTTCCAAAATACCCGATATTCATGTACAACTGTGGGGTTCTGCCATACTCAAAGATCTACATCGTATGTCCAAAGATGTATTGCACGAGAAAGAGGCATTTGCCAATCACGTTAAATACTCGGAAAATCTGATTGCAGATCAACGTAAATGTGTGCAGAGTGTACACCATGCGTTAATTAATTGGTTCAATTCCGAACCGCCCACAACTAGTGCGAATAGTTTAGATGAAGGTGGTGGTGGTAGCGGTGGCGGTTCTGTCGTAGCTGGACAGATGACTCAAGTGAGACATTTTACGTAAAATACACAtcacaaatattaaattcacacacacacacttacacacaaaTGGGAGGCggctaaaatattgtaaatttaccAACAAAATGATACGGCCAGAAAATGAATTATAACTAACTGCGCAATACTAAGATTCACAACGGCAGTTGCAACCACCAAGCAAGTGACACACGAGTACACTCTGCATTAAAATACttaaacacacatttttattgaccaagttattgtattaaattttaaaaagtccAAACAATATAAggcttttcatttatatttttaacaaaactcTCTTTTTGGTCTTGTTAAATTTTCTCTATTGCTATTTGCATAAGTTTTTCGTCATTGAGATTAGCTCTTTGACTACGTCTTAGTGTACCACCTGCTGCCAGTCGTTCCATATCCTCACGGGCGACCGTTACAATTGTAGTTTTATCTTCATCGTCATTTGCATTATCCTCGTCGTCTTCATCAACATCCATTATGGTAATATTAAATGCTGATTCATCCAGACTTCCACCTTTGGAAGTACTGCTCTTGTTACGTGTCGTAAGCTTTTTACCTCTGCCAGCAGTTTTCGGTACACCATCAGCATCGTTCGCCTCATGTGTTTTCATATGAGTGCGTAATGTACCCAAATGTGTAAATTTCTCACCACAAACACAAATATGATTTCGTTCACCAGTATGCGTACGATGGTGTATGATGCAATCCTGTTTCTGTGTAAATGTTTTGCTACACCAGCGACATTTGAACGGTTTTTCACCGGTATGAATGCGTCTATGATTTTTAAGAGTGAACGATGATGTAAAACGTTTGGGGCACAAATCGCATGCGTACGGTCGTTCGCCAGTGTGTATACGCTTGTGTTTCACCAATGAACTGGATATTGTAAATGTAGCCAGACATTCGTCGCAGCGGAATGGATGTTCGCCGGTGTGTGTACGCTTATGTGAGCATAGTTCTCCTTTAGTGACAAAAGTCATGAAACACTCGTCGCATTTGAATTTCTTTTCCTTGGAATGACGCATTATATGTTGCTTTAGATTCGTCTTTTGGCTAAATGCTTTGTTGCATATGTCACACACAAACGGTTTCTCACCGCTATGTACGCGCAAATGATCCTTTAGAGCGGACAATATGGTAAAAACTGTtggtatataaattaaataatcataCTTGAGTACTAAATCATTAAACCATGCTACTCTCATACTAACTAACCTTTCTTACAAATGGGGCATTGATTGCGTAAATTACGTTTGTGTACTTCGACCATATGTTTACTAAGTTCATCATTTGTGGCGAAAAGCTTGACACATTCGGTGCACTCGTGTTCTTGCAAATGCGTTAGCTTGTGTTCTTTCAATgtttcttcagatatgaaaacGCGTTGACACTTGTCGCAATCATATGTTGTTTTATTGCAAAGATTTTGTTTCTTGTGATGAATCAGCGATCTTCTTAATGCAAAACCGGCACCACAAGTCTCACAGAAATGAGTCAATTTAGCCGGCTGTGTTAACTGCACAATCGGCTGCGGCGTGTTCGACGTAGTGGCTTTTACAGGCGTCGGATCGGCTGTGATTAAATTTGTTGAGCTATCTTCATTATCGTCACTTATTTCGGTTTTTTCTACTGTGTCCTAATgaggaataaaataaattaagacaaatttttcaacaataaaaattatatccttacttttgtgttattttgttcCCGATCACATCTCGATTCATTTTCTTTCCGTATTTGCTCATTCGCATGTCGCTTCAATTCATGTCTTGTTAAACGTTTAGGATTAACAAATGTCATCGAACAGTAACTACACTTCAGCTCCTCTTTTAACGCACGATTATCAGCTTTTGATGAACGAACTGTAACTGTGCGCTTTGCTATGACTTCCGCTTCACCAgtatcacatttcaaaattgtaaAGTTGTAATCATCGAATTGCGAATTCTCATTTCCGACTGGAATTAATGCTCCATTTTCTTCTGTGGTACATATAAATCGAGCAATTACACCGTCCTCTTCAAATACTTCATCACCCTGCTTCGTTTcccttatattttcattatttactgCAATGTTTTCACTTTCATTATCAGATTGTGAATTAGATAGCTGATAATAGGTGGTTGTATTATCGCTGGTATCTTCCTGTACGGCGGTGTGCAATTCCGAATATAATGTTATACCTTCCGAATTATCGGCAATTCCAGGCTCATCTGTATGCAATTCCATAATAATTTCTGTTCCATCTTCTTCAATATCTTCGtagctttcatccattcgacaTCGCTTGAAGGATAAAGCGTGGCGCACATTATTTCGTCGTTGAAGCTTACTACtttcaacaatttcaatttcttcaccGATTTCAACTCCTAAAGCCttttctaatttgtttttatcatATCTAAGTGTTCTATTTTGTTCCACTATTATAGGTGATGTTGATTTATCATGTGCTATATTTAATGTTGGTGTTGTTTGCACATACTGGTTAGTTAGCGACACCTCGACATTTTCTTTAGTTTGTGTGTGTACTGTAGTAAGTTGTTTCGGTATTTCCTTCATAGTTTGTACAAACTTATTTACTTGTACCACCTTTATTTTTGATACCTCCTCCTCCGTTTCTTCTGGAGGAGCATCAGGTACCAGTTGCCTCAGTGTTCTGCATGAATTCTCACATTTCAATTTAAAGGAATAGCAACGATTAATCTCACTTATACAAGTCAAACAAACCTTTTCGGGCAGTTTGTCTTCTCGACGGGGCTACATATAGAATACAAATGGTTTATATGGAATGCATAGATGAATGCAATTTCAATAGGCACATACCTTGGTTTTTGTAAAATCTCGCAACATGTCGGCGATGCATCCTCCACCCCCACCACCATCATAAATGGAAAGTAGGGGACCACTAAGTCCCAAGCAAGTTCGGCAAATCTTCTCAAGATCCATTGTCATTTCCACAAGTAAAATAAACCAGTTATAAGGAAGATAACTTCTTTGGTTAAAAAGACTTTCGAGAAGCAATGTACATTAGAAAAACAATTTACGACAAAGCgtctaaattaaatacaatgcaAAACGTCAAATATAAATCTGACACTTTTGAAACCTCACGCTGCCATATCTTTTCAATATTAGTGTTAATATTATAAGTTTCGAAACATATTTGACGGAGCACAAGTGAAACtgttctttttgtatttttgtaaatatatacttttttcatggaaattcaaatatatcaaataaataatccACAAATTATTGGCTCTTTGCAGTGTTGGAAACTGCAAATAGAAAAAGTTAACAATTAATAATCAACACTGCATTCGAAGCACTTGTCAATTTTGTCATTGCCACAAAGTAAAATCAAAGAAAAGCGAAACGAGTGAATAATATTAAGTTTATACAAATACcagaatttaatataaatttaacaaaaataaagtattatatttcatcaaaaaaagtaaaacaaagtgCGATTGTGCAACGTGTCCACTTGAAATGAAAAAAGGAGTGTTGAATAAAATTCTAATGAGAAAACAAGTTACGTTTGTGTCTCTGTAAAAGTGAACCTACGCTTTTATTTTCCAATTGGTTTTTAACTTCGCCTTTCTATAAAGTGAAGAATAGGACAGAACAGAAATTTCCAATAAGCAAAATGAGAAAGTGGCGCACGGAAATATTTACATAGACTCacttcatataaatattgatgtaaattaaaattttctgaatTAATTGCAACGAAAGGAGTACAAGTTTCTGGAAATAAAGAAGTAAGCAGTGCTTCAAACTTGAGTGTCACAACACAGGTATGTAGGTGGTTATATGGtggtgtgtgtacatatgtttgttgttgtttgtggggCTCTAGTGGCGTCTTTGGAAGGGTATTGACTAGTAAACatgtaaataaatcaaattagcACACTCGGTTTTTATACCAACGACAACGTCACATTTTAcgaattaatattttgatttccatTTGTCAATGTTTAAGGAAAATCATTCACGGTTGTAGGTGGATTGGTGTAGAACGATCACTATTGTTTGTTGGTGTCTGACAGGTAAAACGGGTAGGTATTGAGAAGGCGAACTTATCGTCTGATAAAATAATCTACAGAACAAATGCTTACTCACTTTTATGTTTTGCGCAATAAAGATATGTTTAATGATAAATTCAAGCATATGATCAATAGGTACTCTTCAtgtaaacaaaaagtaaatgtttgtacgcatatacatacatatagcttgtatttacttttttcttttagcATAGGTAACTTTGTCTCTTCTATCcctatatttatagtaaattatttttttatttttaatcttatatccATGTAGTTCGAAAACTATActgatattattaataattgccTTTACggtaatatgtttaaaattttaatattgaaatttgagttttaagAATTTGTACCCGTCAAAGAAATGCAAATTATGTACTCAGCTGCATACACGCTTACACAAATTAactcaaaaaacaaatttaagatAAGCACCAATTGTTCAATTAATATTTCCGCCTCCTAAGCCTaccttttaaattaaatagtgaaatattattatatttaataagcaATGAAAGTAAATTAACGTGTTTTGTTATGTAAagttatttgaaatattgaaattttccgTTATTTGCTCCCCTCAACTTCCGGCACTATCAAAATTACGTTGAAAACAGCGTAATAAGAAGGCATAATAGTAAATACATTAATATTCGAGACGTCTATGCAGTACAATTAAGGTAACAAGTTTCCTTTTAAGTCTTCGAATTggcaatattatttaaaagagACATTATCGCactatatttgtgtatgtatttgtaatgtttgtatataattagATACCACTGCGGGAGAGGTGTTGTAATGTTTGTACAAAGCTTGATAAGTGTTCGtatttgttgtacaacaaatgTGATAATACATAATATCTCTTTccaattacataaatataaacaaatttgaaattggaaaattatatattatgcactatgtatttaaaaaaaaaagaaaaatactgagataaaaaattaaacatttgtattatttaatttacaaaaatttaatagtgTATTCTCTCTGAAATATTTCACGACGCAATTCAATAAATCtgccgctgcagccgaaactcGCAGTCAATATAGGGAGGTAGTTCCACAGATGCACACCATTAATCTATAtctatgtacaaatgtacattacacacatacaacaaatacatttgcacatttacatatgattcaaaatttgaatgacttaaatcgttttatttataaatatgtacccAATTGTATGTATGATGCacgttttctaaaataaataaacttacaCTAAGATAtgtcgaaattattgaaatgacGACGGgaatcgatatatatatatatatatgtacatatgtatagatatgtacatatgta
This genomic interval carries:
- the LOC105217582 gene encoding MAU2 chromatid cohesion factor homolog → MASTSTATAPSQDACYISLLGLAEHFRTSKPPNIKKCIQCLQALFTFQPPTKVEARTHLQMGQILMAYTMNSDLARNHLETAWKLSEHLVHFDDVKFDTASLLAQLHLQLEQNSQAKAMLRRAVELSQNNVFWHCKLLLQLAQIHASDREYSLASELLAVGVESAEETGATYLKVLFLLSRAMILMIERKTNDVLALLNTAGAIIDNNITNAHQKEYLKVFFLVLQVCYYLALGQVKTVKPSLKQLQTSIQTIMAPNWPSDEAIFGQNALEMFVWLPKEQLYVLVYLVTVSHSMMAGYMDKAQKYTEKALTQIEKLKAQDDKPILSVFKVILLEHIVMCRMVMGNRILAITEIAAARDVCIASPNRGLLRRHSAQLHCLLGLYSMSTSFYEHAERQFIACVMETSERDLKLFANLNLAIIFLRTKREQDLKQILDTVSTENTHTHSSQALMGGFYYVQGLHAFHKSSFHEAKRFLRETLKMANAEDLNRLTSCSLVLLSHVFLSIGNSKESMNMVTPAMQLASKIPDIHVQLWGSAILKDLHRMSKDVLHEKEAFANHVKYSENLIADQRKCVQSVHHALINWFNSEPPTTSANSLDEGGGGSGGGSVVAGQMTQVRHFT
- the LOC105217583 gene encoding zinc finger protein 182 yields the protein MTMDLEKICRTCLGLSGPLLSIYDGGGGGGCIADMLRDFTKTKPRREDKLPEKVCLTCISEINRCYSFKLKCENSCRTLRQLVPDAPPEETEEEVSKIKVVQVNKFVQTMKEIPKQLTTVHTQTKENVEVSLTNQYVQTTPTLNIAHDKSTSPIIVEQNRTLRYDKNKLEKALGVEIGEEIEIVESSKLQRRNNVRHALSFKRCRMDESYEDIEEDGTEIIMELHTDEPGIADNSEGITLYSELHTAVQEDTSDNTTTYYQLSNSQSDNESENIAVNNENIRETKQGDEVFEEDGVIARFICTTEENGALIPVGNENSQFDDYNFTILKCDTGEAEVIAKRTVTVRSSKADNRALKEELKCSYCSMTFVNPKRLTRHELKRHANEQIRKENESRCDREQNNTKDTVEKTEISDDNEDSSTNLITADPTPVKATTSNTPQPIVQLTQPAKLTHFCETCGAGFALRRSLIHHKKQNLCNKTTYDCDKCQRVFISEETLKEHKLTHLQEHECTECVKLFATNDELSKHMVEVHKRNLRNQCPICKKVFTILSALKDHLRVHSGEKPFVCDICNKAFSQKTNLKQHIMRHSKEKKFKCDECFMTFVTKGELCSHKRTHTGEHPFRCDECLATFTISSSLVKHKRIHTGERPYACDLCPKRFTSSFTLKNHRRIHTGEKPFKCRWCSKTFTQKQDCIIHHRTHTGERNHICVCGEKFTHLGTLRTHMKTHEANDADGVPKTAGRGKKLTTRNKSSTSKGGSLDESAFNITIMDVDEDDEDNANDDEDKTTIVTVAREDMERLAAGGTLRRSQRANLNDEKLMQIAIEKI